The following proteins come from a genomic window of Candidatus Methylomirabilota bacterium:
- a CDS encoding HAD family hydrolase: protein MRRFDLVIFDNDGVLVDSEGHANQILSELLNETGVELGMTREECMAEFMGRSLTTIRQLVEARLGRALPRDLEDRYHARLFEVFATKLSAVPGVERALERITLPTCVASSGTHERIRRALAATGLLARFEGKIFSAEDVARGKPAPDLFLHAARSLGVVPARCAIIEDSPLGVEAANAAGMTAFGFARLTPPDLLADARGGVFSSMDDLPDLL, encoded by the coding sequence ATGCGCCGCTTCGATCTGGTGATCTTCGACAATGATGGTGTGCTCGTCGACAGCGAGGGGCACGCGAACCAGATCCTCTCGGAGCTGCTGAACGAAACGGGCGTGGAGCTCGGCATGACGCGTGAGGAATGCATGGCGGAGTTCATGGGGCGCTCGCTGACGACCATCCGCCAGCTCGTGGAAGCGCGGCTCGGCCGCGCCTTGCCCCGCGATCTCGAGGATCGCTATCACGCGCGCCTCTTCGAGGTCTTCGCCACCAAGCTGTCGGCCGTTCCCGGCGTGGAGCGCGCGCTCGAGCGCATCACGCTGCCGACCTGTGTCGCCTCCAGCGGCACGCACGAGCGGATCCGTCGGGCCCTCGCGGCCACGGGCCTGCTCGCACGCTTCGAGGGGAAGATCTTCAGTGCCGAGGACGTCGCGCGTGGCAAGCCCGCCCCCGATCTGTTCTTGCACGCGGCGCGCAGCCTGGGCGTGGTGCCCGCCCGCTGCGCCATCATCGAGGACAGCCCCCTCGGCGTCGAAGCGGCCAACGCGGCCGGCATGACCGCCTTCGGCTTCGCCCGCCTCACGCCCCCTGATCTGCTCGCGGATGCCCGGGGCGGCGTTTTCTCCTCGATGGACGACCTGCCCGACCTCCTCTAG
- a CDS encoding mandelate racemase/muconate lactonizing enzyme family protein has protein sequence MKITDVITHQLSVPVDEPFTSSRGWVYKSKGALVVEIQTDEGITGWGDCYGPAPVSKVIVDSLLKPSVIGGDPFDVEVIWEALYNKVKDYGLTGMTISGISGVDIALWDIVGKACGKPVHKLLGGCFRPRIEAYATGLYFKDMARVTEEAVAEARTYAGQGFRAVKMKIGLGDMKKDLARISAVREALGPDRLLMVDANHCYNVPQAIKIGREMEKLGVYWFEEPISPEDLDGYVEVSRALDLAVAGGENEFTKFSFRAILDKRAMDIIQPDVCAAGGLTECKKIAVLAQAAGVQCVPHAWGTAIGLAATLHFIASLPDSPPCLVPVPPLLEFEQTFNPFRDDLASSRITHRAGWVDVPTGPGLGIEIDRDVLKQYRVA, from the coding sequence ATGAAGATCACTGACGTCATCACGCATCAGCTCTCGGTTCCCGTCGACGAGCCCTTCACGTCTTCGCGAGGGTGGGTCTACAAGTCAAAGGGGGCGCTGGTCGTGGAGATCCAGACCGACGAGGGAATCACCGGCTGGGGCGACTGCTATGGCCCGGCCCCGGTCTCGAAGGTGATCGTCGATAGCCTGCTCAAGCCGTCGGTGATCGGCGGCGATCCCTTCGACGTCGAGGTCATCTGGGAGGCGCTCTACAACAAGGTCAAGGACTATGGCCTGACCGGCATGACGATCTCCGGGATCTCCGGCGTGGACATCGCGCTCTGGGACATCGTGGGCAAGGCCTGCGGCAAGCCCGTACACAAGCTGCTTGGTGGATGCTTCCGGCCTCGGATCGAGGCCTACGCGACCGGGCTCTACTTCAAGGATATGGCCCGGGTCACCGAAGAGGCGGTCGCGGAGGCGCGCACCTACGCGGGGCAGGGGTTCCGCGCGGTCAAGATGAAGATCGGGCTCGGCGACATGAAGAAGGACCTCGCGCGGATCTCCGCCGTGCGCGAGGCCCTCGGGCCGGACCGGCTCCTCATGGTCGACGCGAACCACTGCTACAACGTGCCGCAGGCCATCAAAATCGGGCGCGAGATGGAGAAGCTCGGCGTCTACTGGTTCGAGGAGCCGATCTCGCCGGAGGATCTGGACGGCTACGTCGAGGTGTCGCGCGCCCTCGACCTGGCCGTGGCGGGCGGAGAGAACGAGTTCACCAAGTTCTCGTTCCGCGCCATCCTCGACAAGCGCGCCATGGACATCATCCAGCCGGATGTCTGCGCGGCGGGTGGCCTCACGGAGTGCAAGAAGATCGCCGTCCTTGCCCAGGCGGCCGGCGTGCAGTGCGTGCCGCATGCCTGGGGGACGGCCATCGGGCTCGCCGCCACCTTGCACTTCATCGCCTCGTTGCCCGACAGCCCGCCCTGCCTGGTGCCCGTTCCTCCGCTCCTCGAGTTCGAGCAGACCTTCAACCCGTTCCGGGACGATCTCGCCTCGTCCAGGATCACGCACCGCGCGGGATGGGTCGATGTTCCCACCGGGCCCGGCCTCGGCATCGAGATCGACCGCGACGTGCTCAAGCAGTATCGAGTGGCCTGA